The Petrocella atlantisensis genome has a window encoding:
- a CDS encoding sensor histidine kinase, producing the protein MIKINQQLSRNFIFVTMLSIAFITIIANFSITFLFSNYIKEVRNRDDIKVIRYVEKTYEDYYGFSSQGLMSILHYTFSEVVTVRLRDMQDNIIWNSSTDNMISDMGGEKVNESRLSFQNYPMNYNGKQIGSIDIGRLKSIISSFEDQQFIFTINTVFAIAFMFSVILAKLSSSRVSKNFLEPIYQIINNTELMKEGKYKGLKDAKTNTYELQELSDSIKELSERLSYQESLRKRMTSDMAHEIRTPLSTLQSHIEAFMDKIWVPDTEKLTIVYEEIIRLTKLINELTDLSIIESDEINVNLEEINLSTLMNKIVDSFEPMILNKNITLNKNISDSIAIIGDKEHFNRIFSNIISNAYKYTNENGKISVILKQSFNKVTVIVEDTGIGIPKEDIKLVFERFYRSDLSRNRGTGGTGIGLTITKSLVEANNGKISIQSEVGKGTKVICDFPII; encoded by the coding sequence ATGATTAAAATAAATCAACAATTAAGTAGAAATTTTATTTTTGTAACCATGCTATCCATAGCCTTTATAACAATAATAGCAAATTTCAGTATTACTTTTCTTTTTTCAAATTATATTAAAGAAGTTAGAAACAGAGATGATATTAAGGTTATACGATATGTGGAAAAGACTTATGAGGATTATTATGGTTTTAGTTCCCAAGGACTGATGAGTATATTACATTATACCTTTAGTGAAGTAGTTACAGTACGTTTAAGGGACATGCAAGATAATATTATCTGGAACAGCAGTACAGACAACATGATATCTGATATGGGTGGAGAAAAAGTCAATGAGAGTAGGCTATCTTTTCAAAACTATCCTATGAATTATAACGGTAAACAGATTGGATCCATCGATATAGGCAGACTGAAGAGTATAATTTCATCCTTTGAGGATCAGCAATTCATATTTACAATTAATACAGTTTTCGCAATTGCCTTTATGTTCTCAGTCATATTAGCAAAACTATCAAGTTCACGGGTTTCTAAAAATTTCTTGGAGCCGATATATCAGATAATCAATAATACCGAGCTTATGAAGGAAGGAAAATATAAAGGATTAAAGGATGCAAAAACCAATACGTATGAGCTGCAAGAATTATCAGACTCTATTAAGGAACTATCCGAGAGATTGAGTTATCAGGAATCCCTACGTAAGAGGATGACCTCTGATATGGCTCATGAAATCAGGACACCGCTTTCAACGCTTCAAAGTCACATTGAAGCATTTATGGATAAAATATGGGTACCGGACACAGAAAAACTTACCATAGTATATGAAGAGATAATTCGATTAACTAAGCTTATTAATGAACTCACAGATCTATCAATTATTGAGAGTGATGAAATTAATGTTAATCTAGAGGAGATAAACTTATCTACTTTAATGAATAAGATAGTTGATAGCTTTGAACCTATGATTTTGAATAAGAATATAACACTAAACAAAAATATCTCAGATAGTATTGCCATTATAGGGGATAAAGAACATTTCAACCGCATATTCAGTAATATTATTTCCAATGCGTATAAATACACGAATGAAAACGGAAAAATCAGTGTTATTTTGAAGCAATCATTCAACAAAGTTACTGTCATTGTGGAGGATACAGGAATAGGAATTCCGAAAGAGGATATTAAACTTGTGTTTGAACGTTTTTATAGAAGTGATCTCTCAAGAAACCGTGGTACTGGTGGAACCGGTATTGGCCTTACGATTACGAAATCATTAGTAGAAGCAAATAATGGTAAAATTAGTATACAAAGTGAAGTTGGGAAGGGAACAAAAGTAATTTGTGATTTTCCGATTATTTAG
- a CDS encoding YHS domain-containing protein, translating into MIEFLTNNGLYLALAGFIIFRMVKGGGCCGGHSVSDNTQDGHSHGGGCCGGDSNSSHSQDQDTTGFTARDPICGMEVDQNTALSYTLNGETYYFCSEACKSEFIKKH; encoded by the coding sequence ATGATCGAATTCTTAACGAATAACGGGTTATATCTTGCTCTAGCAGGTTTCATAATTTTCAGAATGGTAAAAGGGGGAGGTTGCTGCGGCGGTCATTCTGTCAGCGATAATACACAGGATGGGCATTCCCATGGGGGAGGTTGCTGTGGAGGTGATTCAAATAGCAGTCATTCGCAAGATCAAGATACAACGGGCTTCACTGCTAGGGACCCAATATGTGGGATGGAAGTTGATCAAAATACAGCGTTAAGCTATACATTAAATGGTGAAACATACTATTTTTGCAGTGAAGCATGCAAAAGTGAATTTATCAAAAAACATTAA
- a CDS encoding SHOCT domain-containing protein encodes MMNGYFSNGYYGSASCFRFMNNGWGILTTLGVIITISLLFYFVVYNSKKKTSYDAASENLKMKYVQGDITEEEYLRRKDIINKK; translated from the coding sequence ATGATGAACGGATATTTTAGTAATGGATATTATGGAAGTGCAAGCTGCTTTAGATTTATGAACAATGGATGGGGAATACTGACTACCTTAGGAGTGATAATAACAATTTCTTTACTTTTCTATTTTGTAGTTTATAATAGTAAGAAAAAGACATCGTACGATGCTGCATCAGAGAATTTGAAAATGAAATATGTGCAGGGCGACATCACGGAAGAAGAGTATCTCAGGCGAAAAGATATAATAAATAAGAAATAG
- the tnpC gene encoding IS66 family transposase, which yields MNNPISREACEKLNKETLIEILLMMQTNFDEVKKQNEALTMQLNDLNANFKVLLEKFNVAQNARFGKSSEKMDFTEEELADIKKTIAESPCFNEAENTVDMSDPDELEEPTLEEVGQKEKKAKGKRSKDLEGLPQAEPIISDLSHDELVEQLGEGYKRMPDDVYRHLEFHPGTFEVQEYHVAVYRSADGERFAHAKRPTADLLQNSLASPSLVAGILNYKYVNAMPIYRLEQNFLRSDVVLSRQVMCNWVIRCSERYLSLIWDRMKEVLLQQEVIQADETTLKVSKDGRAAGAKSFMWVYSSSELDQSGKRIVLFEYHKTRETVHLEQFLEGYSGIVVSDGYESYHKLEREKEGIIVAGCYAHARRRFVNAIKAMRKTSSRDEIKETLAYKALKQMAAIYTIDKSLKELSAEERLERRNLSVTPLVEAFFDWVRKNKDKVPPKSETGQGFGYCLNQEKYLKTFLTNGNVPIDNSSSERSIRPLPLEEKLGSYRYNSRSGSQRNII from the coding sequence ATGAATAATCCAATTTCAAGAGAAGCTTGTGAAAAATTAAATAAGGAAACGCTGATTGAGATTCTCTTGATGATGCAAACGAATTTTGATGAAGTGAAAAAACAGAATGAAGCCTTGACGATGCAATTAAACGATCTGAACGCAAACTTCAAAGTCCTTTTGGAGAAGTTTAATGTTGCACAGAATGCACGTTTTGGGAAATCCTCTGAGAAAATGGACTTTACAGAAGAAGAATTGGCAGATATAAAGAAAACCATTGCAGAATCTCCATGTTTTAATGAGGCTGAAAATACGGTTGATATGTCAGATCCGGATGAGCTAGAAGAACCTACATTGGAAGAAGTTGGTCAAAAAGAAAAGAAAGCTAAAGGTAAACGGTCTAAAGATTTAGAAGGCTTACCGCAGGCAGAACCGATTATTAGTGATTTAAGCCACGATGAATTGGTCGAACAATTAGGTGAAGGTTACAAGCGAATGCCAGATGATGTATATCGTCACCTCGAATTCCATCCTGGAACTTTTGAAGTACAGGAATACCATGTGGCCGTTTATAGAAGTGCTGATGGCGAAAGATTCGCCCATGCCAAGAGACCGACAGCAGATTTACTCCAGAACAGCTTGGCATCCCCCTCCCTGGTAGCCGGGATTCTCAACTATAAGTATGTCAATGCAATGCCAATCTATAGATTGGAACAAAACTTTTTAAGAAGTGATGTCGTTTTATCCAGACAGGTCATGTGTAACTGGGTGATACGATGTTCAGAGCGTTACCTGTCTCTGATATGGGACCGGATGAAAGAAGTACTCCTTCAACAAGAGGTAATCCAAGCTGATGAGACTACTCTAAAAGTGAGTAAAGATGGCAGGGCGGCCGGAGCAAAAAGTTTTATGTGGGTGTATAGCAGTAGCGAGCTTGATCAGAGCGGCAAGAGAATTGTACTTTTCGAGTATCATAAGACGCGAGAAACGGTACATCTCGAACAGTTTCTGGAAGGTTACTCTGGCATAGTAGTTTCAGATGGATATGAATCCTATCACAAGCTGGAGAGAGAAAAAGAAGGCATTATCGTTGCCGGCTGCTATGCTCACGCAAGACGCAGATTTGTAAATGCAATAAAAGCAATGCGAAAAACCTCATCAAGGGATGAAATCAAGGAAACGCTTGCTTATAAAGCATTGAAGCAGATGGCCGCCATTTATACTATAGACAAAAGTCTAAAAGAGTTGTCAGCAGAAGAGCGATTAGAAAGAAGAAACCTTAGCGTTACACCGTTGGTTGAGGCTTTTTTCGATTGGGTGCGAAAAAACAAGGACAAAGTGCCTCCAAAATCAGAAACCGGACAAGGTTTTGGCTACTGCCTGAATCAGGAAAAATATCTAAAGACCTTTCTGACTAATGGTAATGTACCGATTGATAATTCATCTTCGGAACGAAGTATCCGTCCTTTACCATTGGAAGAAAAATTGGGTTCTTATCGATACAATAGCCGGAGCGGAAGCCAGCGCAATATCATATAG
- the tnpB gene encoding IS66 family insertion sequence element accessory protein TnpB (TnpB, as the term is used for proteins encoded by IS66 family insertion elements, is considered an accessory protein, since TnpC, encoded by a neighboring gene, is a DDE family transposase.), whose protein sequence is MLNDAKGIKRVIVCCGRSDLRSGIDRLSMMIKNHYKLDPFETGTLFMFCGRRSDRIKTLVWEEDGYFLGYKRLEAGSFQWPRSEDEAKAITQEQFEWLMKGMKIEQKKSIAKVTPLLPG, encoded by the coding sequence ATGCTTAATGATGCGAAAGGAATTAAGCGTGTCATAGTCTGCTGTGGCCGTTCTGATCTTAGAAGTGGAATTGATAGGCTGTCAATGATGATCAAAAATCACTATAAATTAGATCCGTTTGAAACTGGAACCTTATTCATGTTTTGCGGAAGAAGATCAGACAGGATAAAAACATTGGTTTGGGAGGAAGATGGATATTTCTTGGGATATAAGAGACTTGAAGCAGGTAGCTTCCAGTGGCCACGTTCGGAGGATGAGGCTAAGGCTATAACACAAGAGCAGTTCGAGTGGCTTATGAAGGGGATGAAGATTGAACAGAAGAAATCCATAGCAAAAGTTACCCCTCTTTTGCCAGGATGA
- a CDS encoding transposase domain-containing protein, which produces MYRLIIHLRNEVSVLYHWKKNWVLIDTIAGAEASAISYSIAETAKANNLRTYEYYKYLLTEIPKYQDETDLAVFDQLLPWSASLPEYIRRKK; this is translated from the coding sequence ATGTACCGATTGATAATTCATCTTCGGAACGAAGTATCCGTCCTTTACCATTGGAAGAAAAATTGGGTTCTTATCGATACAATAGCCGGAGCGGAAGCCAGCGCAATATCATATAGCATAGCAGAAACAGCAAAGGCGAATAATTTACGTACATATGAATACTACAAGTATCTGTTAACCGAGATTCCGAAATATCAGGATGAGACAGATCTCGCAGTATTTGATCAACTCTTACCTTGGTCAGCAAGCCTTCCTGAGTACATACGGAGGAAGAAATAG
- a CDS encoding SHOCT domain-containing protein yields MMIFFWILIIAVIFYWFRDHETTKTTFHNDHSPEDMLKERYVNGEINEETFERMKKTIRY; encoded by the coding sequence ATGATGATATTCTTTTGGATTCTTATAATTGCGGTAATTTTCTATTGGTTTCGTGATCATGAAACAACAAAGACCACGTTTCATAATGACCACTCACCGGAAGATATGTTGAAAGAACGCTATGTAAACGGCGAAATTAATGAAGAAACTTTTGAGAGAATGAAAAAAACAATAAGATATTAA
- a CDS encoding SpoVG family protein, translating into MKYSIRANEIKGNEKQQGENASHLRGFATLIIGNDFKISNIAILESNEGKLFVSMPRYKSSDKDEKGENVYKDVCNPITKEFREELYDNILDAFEKAKCADKTEEVKSQEGTEMPSFSVSVTPFEREGSNIRGLARIYFEDCFIVNNVSILQGKEESLFVAMPSYRTKQVDENQKAVYQDVCYPVTKELREKLYGELISSYQEAKDKMETATQMQAQDKVVVNVVQPERETPFR; encoded by the coding sequence ATGAAGTATTCAATTAGAGCAAATGAGATTAAGGGTAATGAAAAGCAACAAGGTGAGAATGCATCTCACTTAAGAGGTTTTGCAACATTAATTATTGGAAATGACTTTAAAATATCCAATATTGCAATTTTGGAAAGTAACGAGGGTAAGCTTTTTGTGTCAATGCCACGCTACAAATCCAGTGATAAAGATGAAAAGGGTGAGAATGTATATAAGGATGTATGTAATCCAATTACAAAAGAATTTCGTGAGGAACTTTATGACAATATCTTAGATGCTTTTGAGAAGGCAAAGTGTGCAGATAAAACTGAAGAAGTGAAGAGCCAGGAGGGAACAGAGATGCCTAGTTTTTCAGTTTCAGTAACTCCATTTGAAAGAGAAGGAAGTAATATCCGAGGACTAGCACGCATTTATTTTGAGGATTGCTTTATTGTAAATAATGTATCCATTCTTCAAGGAAAAGAAGAGAGTCTATTTGTTGCAATGCCATCGTATCGTACAAAGCAGGTGGATGAGAATCAGAAGGCGGTCTATCAGGATGTTTGTTATCCAGTAACAAAGGAATTGCGTGAGAAATTATATGGGGAATTGATTTCGTCATATCAGGAGGCAAAGGATAAGATGGAAACTGCCACACAGATGCAGGCACAAGACAAGGTGGTAGTGAATGTTGTACAACCGGAGAGAGAGACACCATTTCGCTAA
- the tnpA gene encoding IS66 family insertion sequence element accessory protein TnpA, with amino-acid sequence MDDTTNEVRLEYWANIVKKCNSSGKIKRQWCEANDINEKQFYYWQRRIRALIYEGRKTATELVAPVFVEVPVAGNEKALQVSSSNDVAVAKQNPIFRLNKGSIVIEISNLSGMELAAFTRELIFDA; translated from the coding sequence ATGGATGATACGACTAATGAAGTACGCTTGGAGTATTGGGCAAATATTGTAAAAAAATGTAACTCAAGTGGTAAAATAAAAAGACAATGGTGTGAAGCAAATGATATCAACGAAAAACAGTTTTATTATTGGCAACGTCGGATACGGGCTTTGATATATGAGGGTAGAAAAACCGCAACAGAGTTGGTTGCACCTGTATTTGTAGAGGTTCCAGTTGCTGGTAACGAAAAAGCTTTACAAGTATCAAGCAGTAATGATGTGGCAGTTGCCAAACAAAATCCAATTTTTAGATTAAATAAAGGCAGTATAGTAATCGAAATATCAAACTTATCCGGAATGGAATTAGCAGCATTCACAAGGGAGCTGATATTCGATGCTTAA